The following are from one region of the Hippocampus zosterae strain Florida chromosome 9, ASM2543408v3, whole genome shotgun sequence genome:
- the stx16 gene encoding syntaxin-16 isoform X1 has translation MATRRLTDAFLLLRNNAIQNRQILAEQVSTNDPRLSTRSNAALADDRMALVSGISLDPEAAVGVTRKLPPKWVEGIDEIQYEISRVRQKMKDLALLHDKHMNRPTLDDSSEEEHAIEITTQEITQMFHRCQRAVTGLQSRCGHCTEQEERLLRNVVSSLAQSLQELSINFRHTQSSYLKRMKNREERSKHFFDSGPLMEEDEDLALYDKGFTDDQLMLVEHNTVMVEEREREIRQIVQSISDLNEIFRDLAGMVVEQGTVLDRIDFNVEQACVKTDDGLKQLQKAEQYQKKNRKMLVILILFVIVIILIIILFSTKF, from the exons ATGGCCACTCGGCGTCTGACAGATGCCTTCTTGTTATTGCGGAACAATGCTATCCAAAACCGGCAGATATTGGCTGAGCAAGTGAGTACAAACGACCCCCGTCTGAGTACACGTAGCAATGCTGCG TTGGCTGACGATCGGATGGCCTTGGTGTCGGGAATCAGTCTGGATCCCGAAGCGGCCGTCGGCGTCACCAGGAAGTTGCCGCCCAAATGGGTCGAGGGCATCGACGAG ATCCAGTATGAAATTTCAAGGGTTCGTCAGAAGATGAAGGACCTGGCATTGCTTCACGATAAGCACATGAATCGACCCACGCTGGATGACAGCAGTGAAGAAGAGCACGCCATCGAAATCACAACACAGGAGATCACACAG ATGTTCCACCGATGTCAGCGAGCCGTAACGGGCCTGCAGTCTCGCTGCGGCCACTGCACCGAGCAGGAGGAGCGACTACTCAGAAATGTGGTCTCGTCTCTGGCGCAAAGTCTTCAGGAGTTGTCCATCAATTTCAGGCACACGCAGTCCAGCTACTTAAAAC GCATGAAGAATCGTGAGGAGCGATCGAAGCACTTTTTTGACTCGGGACCGTTAATGGAAGAGGATGAAGATCTAGCTTTGTATGACAAG GGCTTCACCGACGACCAGTTGATGCTTGTGGAGCACAACACAGTCATGGTGGAAGAGCGGGAACGAGAGATCAGACAAATCGTTCAGTCAATCTCGGATCTGAACGAGATTTTCCGCGACTTGGCCGGAATGGTGGTGGAGCAG GGCACCGTTCTCGACAGAATCGACTTCAATGTGGAGCAAGCGTGTGTCAAAACAGACGATGGCTTGAAACAGTTACAAAAG GCAGAGCAGTAccagaagaaaaacaggaagatgCTGGTCATTTTGATCCTCTTTGTCATAGTCATCATTctaattattattcttttttcaaCCAAGTTTTAA
- the stx16 gene encoding syntaxin-16 isoform X2: MATRRLTDAFLLLRNNAIQNRQILAEQLADDRMALVSGISLDPEAAVGVTRKLPPKWVEGIDEIQYEISRVRQKMKDLALLHDKHMNRPTLDDSSEEEHAIEITTQEITQMFHRCQRAVTGLQSRCGHCTEQEERLLRNVVSSLAQSLQELSINFRHTQSSYLKRMKNREERSKHFFDSGPLMEEDEDLALYDKGFTDDQLMLVEHNTVMVEEREREIRQIVQSISDLNEIFRDLAGMVVEQGTVLDRIDFNVEQACVKTDDGLKQLQKAEQYQKKNRKMLVILILFVIVIILIIILFSTKF, translated from the exons ATGGCCACTCGGCGTCTGACAGATGCCTTCTTGTTATTGCGGAACAATGCTATCCAAAACCGGCAGATATTGGCTGAGCAA TTGGCTGACGATCGGATGGCCTTGGTGTCGGGAATCAGTCTGGATCCCGAAGCGGCCGTCGGCGTCACCAGGAAGTTGCCGCCCAAATGGGTCGAGGGCATCGACGAG ATCCAGTATGAAATTTCAAGGGTTCGTCAGAAGATGAAGGACCTGGCATTGCTTCACGATAAGCACATGAATCGACCCACGCTGGATGACAGCAGTGAAGAAGAGCACGCCATCGAAATCACAACACAGGAGATCACACAG ATGTTCCACCGATGTCAGCGAGCCGTAACGGGCCTGCAGTCTCGCTGCGGCCACTGCACCGAGCAGGAGGAGCGACTACTCAGAAATGTGGTCTCGTCTCTGGCGCAAAGTCTTCAGGAGTTGTCCATCAATTTCAGGCACACGCAGTCCAGCTACTTAAAAC GCATGAAGAATCGTGAGGAGCGATCGAAGCACTTTTTTGACTCGGGACCGTTAATGGAAGAGGATGAAGATCTAGCTTTGTATGACAAG GGCTTCACCGACGACCAGTTGATGCTTGTGGAGCACAACACAGTCATGGTGGAAGAGCGGGAACGAGAGATCAGACAAATCGTTCAGTCAATCTCGGATCTGAACGAGATTTTCCGCGACTTGGCCGGAATGGTGGTGGAGCAG GGCACCGTTCTCGACAGAATCGACTTCAATGTGGAGCAAGCGTGTGTCAAAACAGACGATGGCTTGAAACAGTTACAAAAG GCAGAGCAGTAccagaagaaaaacaggaagatgCTGGTCATTTTGATCCTCTTTGTCATAGTCATCATTctaattattattcttttttcaaCCAAGTTTTAA